Proteins encoded in a region of the Populus nigra chromosome 3, ddPopNigr1.1, whole genome shotgun sequence genome:
- the LOC133689165 gene encoding uncharacterized protein LOC133689165 → MNALNNLGTVLTVLFSVCLAALVFEILYVLWRWRRFHRRSVTSSGADGEFSSSSESLYTTPSKELLYFFCWKSQMTRIEPDSTTPPAASTAVTTVPADGEDELVEEMLKLQGMYGPSRVLFTIKEEDREEMEITENDESSIENVLVESKEREMSSSDVCFEEIAVANDVVVDVEVEDVTTPFWTPCASPQNYCSPSPSPPRVVLGDSVENTMSFASIDIHG, encoded by the coding sequence ATGAATGCTCTAAACAATCTAGGAACAGTGCTCACAGTTCTCTTCTCGGTCTGTCTTGCCGCCCTGGTCTTCGAGATCCTCTACGTTCTATGGCGCTGGAGAAGATTCCACCGACGTAGTGTTACAAGCTCCGGTGCTGATGGGGAGTTCAGTAGTAGCAGCGAATCACTCTACACGACGCCGTCTAAAGAGCTTCTCTACTTCTTCTGCTGGAAAAGCCAAATGACTCGCATCGAACCTGACTCGACAACACCACCAGCGGCCTCCACGGCGGTTACGACAGTTCCTGCCGATGGTGAAGATGAGTTGGTGGAGGAGATGTTGAAGTTGCAAGGAATGTACGGACCGTCGAGAGTTTTGTTTACGATCAAGGAAGAGGACAGGGAGGAGATGGAGATAACTGAGAACGACGAATCGTCTATAGAGAATGTTCTTGTTGAAAGTAAGGAGAGAGAGATGAGCAGCAGTGATGTTTGTTTTGAAGAGATAGCCGTTGCTAATGATGTGGTTGTTGATGTCGAGGTCGAGGATGTGACGACGCCGTTCTGGACGCCATGTGCGTCTCCTCAGAATTATTGTTCTCCTTCACCTTCTCCTCCTCGTGTCGTTTTAGGTGATTCTGTTGAGAACACGATGTCGTTTGCTAGCATAGATATTCATGGTTAG
- the LOC133689020 gene encoding NDR1/HIN1-like protein 10, with product MAEKQAHLNGASYGPSIPPPQHYHRPGRGSDCGCCCFLAFILKVIITVAMLIGLFILIIWLIFRPINKVEFHVTDVALTQFNYTNNMLQFNLAANISIRNPNKKIGIYYDRIEARAFYEDQRFGYHALTPFYQGHKNTSVLNVVFKGQQAVTLQGEEVTQFNQERTSGLYSIALELSLRIRFKLGKVKTARFKPKVECDDLKIPLNGSPVAGSNNKCEIKF from the coding sequence ATGGCAGAGAAACAAGCTCATTTGAATGGCGCCTCTTATGGTCCATCAATCCCACCTCCGCAACACTACCACCGCCCTGGCCGTGGTTCTGACTGTGGCTGCTGCTGTTTCTTGGCCTTCATCCTCAAAGTCATCATCACCGTGGCCATGCTTATTGGGCTTTTCATCCTTATTATCTGGCTCATATTTCGTCCCATTAACAAGGTCGAATTCCATGTCACAGACGTTGCTTTAACTCAGTTCAACTACACCAACAACATGCTCCAATTCAACCTTGCTGCCAACATCAGTATCCGCAACCCTAACAAAAAGATTGGGATTTACTATGATAGGATAGAGGCCAGGGCATTTTATGAGGACCAGAGGTTTGGCTATCATGCCTTGACTCCATTCTATCAAGGACACAAGAACACAAGTGTCTTGAACGTAGTTTTTAAAGGGCAGCAAGCAGTTACCCTTCAAGGTGAAGAGGTGACACAGTTTAATCAAGAAAGAACAAGTGGGTTATATAGTATTGCCTTGGAGTTGTCTTTGAGGATTAGATTTAAGCTTGGTAAGGTCAAGACTGCAAGGTTCAAGCCCAAGGTTGAGTGTGACGATTTGAAGATTCCTCTGAACGGATCTCCTGTTGCTGGGAGTAATAACAAGTGCGAGATCAAGTTTTGA